The Sorex araneus isolate mSorAra2 chromosome X, mSorAra2.pri, whole genome shotgun sequence DNA segment gttgccacacacacacacacacacacacacacacaaacacacacacacataaagagaGATGCGGGAAGgaaagtacagggattaagacctttgttttgcatgcggttgaccaggGTCCAACCCTCTGCATGGCCTGTGGTCCTCCAAGGACTGCCAAGAATGatacctcagcacagagccaggagtaaaatctgagcactgccaggtacgacCCGAAAgtcaaaaaagggagaaagaaattacATAATCACATAGTATCTTTAGTGATCACATTGCATGTGTGTGGAGTTTTTTCTTCTTGACTTTTAACTTTATGTATTTTCTGGTCTTGATGATGCCTTTTAactttcagtttttattattaGTGTTTGTCACATCAAATCCTTTATAGAGCTAGACCATGTGAATAAATTGTAATTCaatgctaatttttttaagaaaaaagagttTAGAATGTCTTTGAAATtagtttttctgcatttattgTTTCTGATATGCTGGGGATATTATTTTAAAGGTTTCTTTGAAAGTCTATAATTACAGTAGATAATAGAAAACTTCGTTGCccatatcttaaaaaaaaaccctataagtTCACTTCTGTTTTAAATAGATGATAGAATTTGTGTGTAACAGTTATTGGAAAGAGGATCTTGTTTATGAGAAGGCAAATAAATTTGTCTCACATTCTTAACCTTTTCATCATTAACCCAGACAGCCAAATGGCTTTGCCACTAGACTGTTTTTAGTAGACTGactcattttgtgattttttttttctgggcaggGAGTGGTGGGGTTCCCTCAATAAACATTTTCTTGCTTAAGTCTTTATTATCATATCTCCCCATGTTTTGTGCTATTTCAAGTTTTTCTCCAACATTTAAATCTCTTGTTTCTTAACTGTTTCCTTCTTGATGAAAAGTTCCAGTTGTTCCTTTCAATCTGTAACAGCTGCAAGAATAACTCTTCTTTCCAAAGTAGCTCTCCTAAATTCCGGTTGTTAGAGCTGGTACCTATATTTAGCTGGTGGGATTAAAGTGCAAAGACTTCAAGCTGGGCAAAGCACACTGATCTGCCTTTTTAACAGCTAGACCTGTGTGCAACGAGGAGCTAAAGGCTTCAGTGTCCCCCTTCCTTACCCAGGTGACGCACAGAATGGATTCCCAGCGGGAACTCACAGAGGAACTGCGGCTTTACCAATCTACTCTTCTTCAGGACGGTCTAAAAGATCTCCTGGATGAGAACAAGTTCATCGATTGCACCCTGAAAGCAGGTGACAAAGGCCTGCCTTGCCACCGATTGATTCTGTCCGCTTGTAGCCCTTACTTCCGTGAGTATTTTTTATCTGAAattgaggaggagaaaaaaaaggaggtcatcCTAGATAACGTGGACCCTGCTGTTCTGGATTTAATCATTAAGTACCTGTACTCTGCCAGTATCGACCTCAATGACGGCAATGTGCAAGATATTTTCGCTTTGGCCAGCCGCTTCCAGATCCCCTCGGTGTTCACTGTGTGTGTTTCGTATCTTCAGAAAAGACTTGCTCCTGGAAACTGTCTAGCCATCCTGAGATTAGGACTTCTTCTGGATTGCCCCAGACTTGCCATCTCGGCCCGGGAATTTGTGTCAGATCGCTTCTTACAGATTTGTAAGGAAGAGGACTTTATGCAGCTGTCAACGCAGGAATTGATCTCAGTCATTTCAAACGACAGCCTTAACGTAGAAAAGGAAGAAGCCGTATTTGAAGCAGTGATGAAGTGGGTGCGAACAGACAAAGAAAACAGGGTAAAGAGCCTTAATGAAGTGTTCGATTGCATTCGTTTTCGCCTCAtggcagaaaaatattttaaagatcacGTTGAGAAAGACGATATCATTAAAAGCAACCCTGatctccagaaaaaaatgaaagttctcAAAGACGCCTTTGCAGGGAAACTCCCAGAAGTTGGCAAAACGGCAGAGAAGGCTGAGGGCAGTGAGGTGAACGGTGATGTGGGTGATGAAGACTTACTCCCGGGTTATCTGAATGACATTCCCAGGCATGGGATGTTTGTCAAAGACCTCATCCTCTTGGTAAATGACACAGCTGCCGTGGCCTATGATCCCACTGAGAACGAATGCTACCTAACTGCACTGGCAGAACAGATTCCCCGAAACCATTCCAGCATTGTTACCCAACAAAACCAG contains these protein-coding regions:
- the KLHL41 gene encoding kelch-like protein 41, which produces MDSQRELTEELRLYQSTLLQDGLKDLLDENKFIDCTLKAGDKGLPCHRLILSACSPYFREYFLSEIEEEKKKEVILDNVDPAVLDLIIKYLYSASIDLNDGNVQDIFALASRFQIPSVFTVCVSYLQKRLAPGNCLAILRLGLLLDCPRLAISAREFVSDRFLQICKEEDFMQLSTQELISVISNDSLNVEKEEAVFEAVMKWVRTDKENRVKSLNEVFDCIRFRLMAEKYFKDHVEKDDIIKSNPDLQKKMKVLKDAFAGKLPEVGKTAEKAEGSEVNGDVGDEDLLPGYLNDIPRHGMFVKDLILLVNDTAAVAYDPTENECYLTALAEQIPRNHSSIVTQQNQVYVVGGLYVDEENKDQPLQSYFFQLDSVSSEWVGLPPLPSARCLFGLGEVDDKIYVVAGKDLQTEASLDSVLCYDPVTSKWNEVKKLPIKVYGHNVISHKGMIYCLGGKTDDKKCTNRMFIYNPKKGDWKDLAPMKTPRSMFGVAIHKGKIVIAGGVTEDGLAASVEAFDLTTNKWEVMPEFPQERSSISLVSLAGSLYAIGGFAMIQLETKEFAPTEVNDIWKYEDDKKEWAGMLKEIRYASGASCLATRLNLFKLSKL